The following are encoded in a window of Polynucleobacter sp. VK25 genomic DNA:
- a CDS encoding glycosyltransferase family 9 protein: MTISVNTMRAIDHWVGVPLCAMVSPLIALTDAIKNIFSRGPETPKKLLFIELSEMGSAILVDPAMRNAKARGAELYFLIFKSNRASLTLLNTVKPENIFTIDSSSLGGLIKDTLRFLILARKHRIDTVIDLELFSRFTALLTGMCGARRRVGYHIFHGEGLWRGFMLTRKVHYNPHIHITKNFLSLIHAAFAQKIEVPFSKIEIPDSEVRLEQAIIDPSALEKVRTRIEKLANEANINYTPGKERLILINPNASDLLPQRRWAQQRFSELIQATHQQYPNDLILITGSPAEFDYVEKVRAVANVKNALNFAGQVSFAELPPLYTLSDVMVTNDSGPGHFSAVTPLRTVVLFGPETPALYGSVGNSIAITANLACSPCVSAANHRKTPCHDNVCMQAITVPQVLDKVMKQLQDADKAKAH, translated from the coding sequence ATGACTATTAGTGTCAACACGATGCGCGCCATTGATCATTGGGTCGGAGTACCGCTTTGCGCAATGGTGAGCCCATTGATTGCCCTCACTGATGCCATAAAAAATATCTTCAGTCGCGGTCCAGAAACCCCTAAGAAATTACTCTTCATTGAACTCTCTGAAATGGGCAGCGCCATTTTGGTAGATCCGGCGATGCGCAATGCAAAAGCACGTGGTGCTGAGTTATATTTCTTAATCTTCAAAAGCAATCGCGCCAGCCTGACATTACTCAATACTGTTAAGCCAGAGAATATCTTTACGATCGACTCATCAAGCTTGGGTGGCTTAATCAAGGACACATTGCGCTTTCTGATTCTTGCTCGTAAGCACCGCATTGATACCGTCATCGACTTAGAACTATTCTCTCGTTTTACCGCCCTACTAACCGGCATGTGTGGTGCACGTCGCCGCGTGGGTTACCACATCTTCCATGGTGAAGGATTGTGGCGTGGATTTATGCTGACCCGCAAAGTGCATTACAACCCGCATATTCACATTACGAAGAATTTTCTATCTTTAATTCATGCAGCTTTTGCCCAAAAAATAGAAGTTCCATTTAGCAAGATTGAGATCCCTGATTCTGAAGTGCGCTTAGAGCAAGCAATCATCGATCCAAGCGCTTTAGAAAAAGTGCGTACACGTATTGAAAAGTTGGCAAATGAGGCCAATATCAATTACACCCCTGGTAAAGAGCGTCTCATCCTGATTAATCCGAATGCAAGCGACCTACTGCCGCAGCGTCGTTGGGCGCAGCAGCGTTTCTCTGAATTAATTCAAGCAACACACCAACAATACCCAAATGACCTCATACTGATTACTGGCTCGCCAGCTGAGTTTGATTATGTAGAGAAGGTTCGCGCCGTGGCTAATGTTAAAAATGCATTGAACTTTGCCGGACAGGTTAGTTTTGCTGAATTGCCACCCCTCTATACCTTGTCAGATGTCATGGTGACCAACGATTCTGGACCGGGTCATTTTTCTGCTGTAACGCCATTGAGAACAGTAGTTCTCTTTGGGCCGGAAACTCCAGCCTTGTATGGCTCAGTTGGAAACTCAATCGCAATTACTGCAAACCTGGCTTGCTCTCCCTGCGTCAGCGCCGCTAATCACCGAAAAACTCCTTGTCATGACAATGTCTGCATGCAAGCCATCACCGTGCCGCAAGTGTTGGATAAAGTGATGAAGCAATTACAAGATGCCGATAAGGCGAAAGCCCACTAA
- the queE gene encoding 7-carboxy-7-deazaguanine synthase, translated as MYTVKELFPTLQGEGTHTGRAAVFCRFAGCNLWSGREEDRATAVCQFCDTDFVGSDGFGGGKFETASALADAIEASWRSTSAGPQQRYVVFTGGEPLLQLDEELITALHQKGFEVAIETNGTIKVPKGVDWVCVSPKAGSDLIVLQSDELKLVIPQASHQQLEKLMARFEGMDYRNRFLQPMDGQNLKSNTELAVSLCQKRPLWRLSLQSHKLIGIR; from the coding sequence ATGTATACCGTAAAAGAACTATTCCCCACGCTTCAAGGCGAAGGTACCCACACTGGTAGGGCGGCAGTATTTTGCCGCTTTGCCGGATGTAATCTTTGGAGTGGGCGTGAAGAAGATCGTGCCACTGCCGTTTGTCAATTTTGCGATACTGATTTTGTCGGTAGCGATGGTTTTGGGGGCGGCAAGTTTGAAACCGCCTCCGCTCTTGCAGACGCAATCGAAGCTTCATGGCGCAGTACCTCAGCTGGTCCGCAGCAGCGTTATGTGGTTTTCACTGGTGGAGAGCCTCTCCTGCAATTGGATGAAGAATTAATTACAGCGCTTCACCAAAAAGGTTTTGAGGTTGCAATCGAAACAAACGGCACTATTAAGGTTCCTAAAGGAGTTGATTGGGTTTGCGTCAGCCCTAAGGCCGGATCTGATTTGATTGTTCTTCAATCAGATGAGTTAAAGCTGGTGATTCCACAAGCGAGTCATCAGCAATTAGAAAAGTTGATGGCCCGCTTTGAGGGAATGGATTACCGCAATCGTTTCTTGCAGCCCATGGATGGACAAAACCTCAAAAGCAATACCGAACTAGCGGTAAGCTTGTGTCAAAAGCGTCCTTTATGGCGCTTAAGTCTGCAATCTCATAAACTCATCGGAATTCGGTAA
- a CDS encoding DUF3047 domain-containing protein has protein sequence MFKKGLLLLVISTALLLAGCAGLGGDSVQNEAGQPFNADQLPAQEDLPKFSAETARDGMPNGWNFYRIAPFKKNTVYRLENYQGKTVLSANSKTSASGLAVKLRPRQAANLFLQWEWKALSPIANADNADGYTDDAPLRILVAFDGNKSKLPLKEKMTFEMANLISGQEMPYATLMYIWSGKSPVDTIITNAHTSRVKMIVVDSGWDNLGQWHKHQRDLAADYRRAYGEAPGEVIGIALLTDTDNTKSETRAFYGDIELLRKNSK, from the coding sequence ATGTTCAAGAAAGGTCTATTACTTTTAGTCATCAGCACAGCATTATTGTTGGCTGGATGCGCTGGATTGGGCGGCGATTCTGTACAAAACGAAGCTGGACAGCCATTTAATGCAGATCAATTGCCAGCCCAAGAGGATTTGCCTAAATTCTCGGCCGAGACTGCACGTGATGGCATGCCCAATGGTTGGAATTTTTATCGCATAGCGCCATTTAAAAAGAATACGGTGTATCGCCTTGAAAACTACCAAGGCAAAACGGTGCTTAGCGCAAACTCGAAGACATCCGCTTCTGGATTGGCTGTGAAGTTACGCCCGCGCCAGGCAGCGAACTTATTTCTGCAGTGGGAGTGGAAGGCGCTTAGCCCAATTGCCAATGCTGATAATGCGGATGGCTATACCGATGATGCACCACTACGCATATTAGTTGCATTTGATGGCAACAAATCTAAGTTACCCTTAAAAGAAAAAATGACCTTTGAGATGGCCAATCTTATTAGTGGGCAAGAGATGCCTTATGCAACCTTGATGTATATCTGGTCTGGAAAATCCCCTGTCGATACCATCATTACTAATGCCCATACTTCTCGAGTCAAAATGATTGTGGTGGATTCTGGTTGGGATAATTTAGGTCAGTGGCATAAGCATCAACGCGATTTAGCGGCCGACTATAGGCGTGCTTATGGCGAAGCGCCAGGTGAAGTCATTGGTATTGCCTTGCTTACTGATACTGATAACACCAAATCAGAAACACGTGCTTTCTACGGCGATATTGAATTGCTTCGCAAGAATTCAAAATAA
- the tadA gene encoding tRNA adenosine(34) deaminase TadA has translation MTQTELDQQFMRLAIEQAQLAAQSGEVPVGAVLVKDGRVISKAFNKPIANHDPSAHAEMLALREAALAAENYRIPGSTLYVTLEPCAMCSGAMLHARIDRVVYGAPDPKTGAAGSVLDLFSSKQINHQTSVDGGIMGEECGQLLRDFFKGRR, from the coding sequence ATGACGCAAACAGAGCTTGACCAGCAATTTATGCGCCTGGCAATTGAGCAGGCTCAGTTGGCTGCCCAATCAGGCGAGGTTCCTGTAGGCGCTGTTTTAGTCAAAGATGGTCGGGTTATCTCCAAGGCATTTAATAAGCCAATTGCCAATCACGATCCCAGCGCTCATGCTGAAATGTTGGCCTTACGAGAAGCTGCTTTGGCGGCAGAGAACTATCGCATTCCTGGTAGTACCTTATATGTGACTCTTGAGCCCTGTGCCATGTGCTCTGGTGCTATGCTCCATGCTAGGATTGACCGAGTGGTTTATGGCGCGCCAGATCCAAAGACGGGTGCTGCTGGTAGCGTGCTGGATTTATTTTCTTCAAAGCAGATAAATCATCAGACTAGCGTTGATGGTGGCATCATGGGCGAAGAGTGCGGCCAATTGCTACGGGATTTTTTTAAGGGGCGACGTTGA
- the queD gene encoding 6-carboxytetrahydropterin synthase QueD, which produces MTNKQPAISITRRLEFDSGHRIPNHDGQCRHLHGHRYAIEVTLTGEVADHPGKADDGMVLDFGDIKRLTNQYVVDLWDHAFLVAKEDEGLVAFLASLPNHKTVIMEHVPTVENLANAAFAILQPVFSKAFSGRLELSSIRLYETPNCWADVHPA; this is translated from the coding sequence ATGACAAATAAACAACCAGCCATCTCCATTACTCGTCGTCTAGAGTTTGACTCAGGGCACCGCATTCCAAATCATGATGGACAATGTCGTCATCTGCACGGACATCGTTATGCCATTGAGGTGACTCTGACTGGTGAGGTGGCAGATCATCCTGGTAAAGCGGACGATGGCATGGTGCTCGACTTTGGCGATATCAAGCGCTTAACCAATCAATATGTTGTTGATCTTTGGGACCATGCATTTTTGGTGGCTAAAGAAGATGAAGGCTTAGTGGCTTTCTTGGCGAGCTTGCCTAACCATAAGACAGTCATCATGGAGCATGTACCTACCGTAGAAAATTTGGCGAATGCTGCCTTTGCCATTTTGCAGCCAGTGTTTAGTAAAGCATTTAGCGGTCGCTTGGAACTTTCTTCTATTCGTCTTTATGAGACGCCCAATTGCTGGGCTGATGTTCATCCTGCCTAA
- a CDS encoding 23S rRNA (adenine(2030)-N(6))-methyltransferase RlmJ, translating to MFSYRHAFHAGSHADILKHLTLIHLVNYLQEKPGALTMVDTHAGAGIYSLQDGFSTVSKEADGGIFRLMQYVDAYKHANTSIPESIQEYLKYIEAENVEGQLTTYPGSPFILARLLRSQDRLKLFELHPKEIDILRHNIGQLKQSKQIDIYAEDSFARLKGLVPPPSRRGIVLIDPSYEDKQDYRYLEVAIEEALQRFATGCYAIWYPVLPRRESAALPDRLKKIAAVHKRSWLHTELRVENAPGERRLQASGMFIINPPWTLEKHLAQALPILTKVLGINGGGQFLLKSFEAKN from the coding sequence ATGTTTAGTTATCGACACGCATTTCATGCTGGAAGTCATGCAGACATCCTGAAGCATCTCACCCTAATTCACTTGGTTAACTACCTACAAGAGAAGCCTGGTGCACTCACAATGGTAGATACTCATGCGGGGGCTGGCATCTATAGTCTGCAAGATGGATTCTCCACCGTGAGCAAGGAAGCTGATGGTGGCATTTTTCGCTTGATGCAATATGTGGATGCCTACAAGCATGCAAACACCTCAATTCCAGAGAGCATTCAAGAGTATCTGAAATACATTGAGGCTGAGAATGTCGAAGGTCAGCTCACCACCTACCCTGGCTCACCATTTATTCTGGCACGTCTGTTGCGCTCACAAGACCGCCTTAAGTTATTTGAGCTTCATCCTAAAGAGATTGATATTCTGCGCCACAATATTGGCCAACTAAAGCAGTCTAAACAGATTGATATTTATGCTGAAGATAGTTTTGCACGACTTAAGGGTTTAGTACCGCCCCCAAGTCGACGCGGCATAGTGCTGATTGATCCGTCTTATGAAGATAAGCAAGACTATCGCTATCTTGAAGTTGCCATAGAAGAAGCTCTGCAACGTTTTGCCACGGGCTGCTATGCAATTTGGTACCCCGTACTCCCTAGAAGAGAATCAGCAGCATTACCAGATCGCCTGAAAAAGATTGCAGCGGTCCATAAGCGCTCTTGGCTACATACAGAATTACGTGTTGAAAATGCGCCAGGGGAACGGCGCCTGCAAGCAAGCGGTATGTTCATCATTAATCCGCCATGGACTCTAGAAAAACATCTCGCGCAGGCTCTGCCGATATTGACAAAGGTCCTGGGCATCAATGGTGGCGGCCAATTTTTACTGAAGAGCTTTGAAGCCAAAAACTAG
- a CDS encoding glycosyltransferase family 39 protein, protein MRHQSPSSWAAICILIAAVVHLVLGFSIEFSVDEAHYALYAQHLAWSYFDHPPLVGWIQWPLVALTSSEGIIRLIPELLWALSAYLVYKVTVEIHHLIRGRNAGYLTSALPSANLCGLLAVLVVIAAPMLHILAIGLLPDTLLAPLSLGLMLMALRWLSKDQFEISDWIITGVLLGLAGLSKYTAAFTAFALLFVFLSAPRKPWITKVGFWLAVIVALLLISPVLYWNWANDWISFKYQLAHGGGGEWLWRRLGAYIGIQILVFGPLFILGSFIFLKDCMHATKISLLALLGFFFIPFAIFVSLSGGGGLPHWTSPAWFCLAPFAGIGLAKAWATQHRQWIRILFFIQIILCCIGFGYVFSGGISSASIKSNPIADLYGWKVAGQKAAELAKATKANGIAVQNWTLGSRAAWYASPTPVFVLDQRQDQFDLWFGNLPTGANVLLINWSGMPHPIPVGDKSAFEVCEPLDSLEIERFGRVLSKFDFSLCRNWQTPSRKE, encoded by the coding sequence ATGCGCCATCAATCACCTTCCAGCTGGGCTGCAATCTGCATCTTGATTGCCGCAGTAGTGCATCTGGTCTTAGGCTTTTCAATTGAGTTCTCAGTTGATGAGGCTCACTATGCCCTGTATGCCCAACATTTAGCCTGGAGCTATTTTGATCATCCACCTTTGGTGGGTTGGATTCAGTGGCCCCTGGTGGCACTCACCTCTTCAGAGGGAATCATTCGTTTAATCCCAGAACTTCTTTGGGCTCTTTCCGCTTACTTGGTCTATAAAGTAACGGTCGAAATACATCACTTGATTCGCGGACGTAATGCGGGCTATCTAACAAGTGCACTTCCATCCGCAAATTTATGCGGCCTGTTAGCAGTCTTGGTTGTGATTGCTGCGCCCATGTTGCATATTTTGGCAATTGGTTTGCTACCAGATACTTTATTAGCACCCTTAAGTCTTGGTCTGATGTTGATGGCGCTACGTTGGTTGAGTAAAGATCAATTTGAAATTAGTGACTGGATTATTACTGGTGTCTTATTGGGTCTAGCGGGCCTCAGTAAATATACGGCGGCTTTTACTGCATTTGCACTGTTATTTGTTTTCCTGAGCGCACCAAGAAAACCATGGATTACCAAGGTCGGTTTTTGGCTAGCAGTGATTGTTGCCTTGCTACTCATCAGCCCTGTTCTATATTGGAATTGGGCAAACGATTGGATTTCGTTTAAATATCAACTGGCTCATGGAGGTGGTGGCGAGTGGCTCTGGCGCAGACTCGGCGCTTACATTGGGATTCAGATACTGGTATTTGGCCCTTTATTTATCTTAGGGTCTTTTATATTTTTAAAAGACTGCATGCACGCAACAAAAATATCATTGCTTGCGCTCCTCGGGTTCTTTTTCATTCCCTTTGCAATCTTTGTAAGCCTCTCTGGCGGGGGTGGACTTCCTCATTGGACTTCACCAGCATGGTTTTGTCTGGCGCCATTTGCCGGAATTGGTTTAGCAAAAGCCTGGGCCACACAGCATCGCCAATGGATACGTATTTTATTTTTCATCCAAATAATCTTGTGTTGCATTGGCTTTGGGTATGTTTTCTCTGGCGGGATTAGCTCAGCATCAATCAAATCCAATCCAATTGCAGATTTATATGGCTGGAAAGTGGCAGGTCAAAAAGCAGCAGAGTTAGCGAAAGCAACTAAAGCAAATGGCATTGCTGTGCAAAACTGGACTTTAGGTAGCCGTGCTGCGTGGTACGCATCTCCCACCCCGGTATTTGTTTTAGATCAGAGACAGGATCAGTTTGATCTATGGTTTGGGAATTTACCAACGGGGGCAAATGTACTGCTGATTAACTGGTCAGGCATGCCTCACCCTATACCAGTAGGCGATAAATCTGCTTTTGAGGTATGTGAGCCCTTGGACAGCCTGGAAATTGAGCGATTTGGCCGAGTTTTGTCAAAATTTGACTTCAGTCTTTGCAGGAATTGGCAGACACCTAGCCGCAAGGAGTAA
- a CDS encoding phosphatase PAP2 family protein, translating to MSNKAIPHFAWFIPLAPLALAGVIYFGELQSSSFLFINRFTQLLPDTLWAWLTFLGNGWGIFALTFPLLLLAPRLLTAGIFSGAIAALASSILKGLFDLPRPAGLLTEGSFYRIGEALLHRAFPSGHTLTAFAIASAFYFSADKNKRTPLLLLFLLAALVGLSRSAVGAHWLTDVLGGAGFGIWCGMFGALLANYFPENQLGPRKIWAHLIALGGVIAMYIHLTQIMDLELNLPLQYLSIAIVAATLVFYIKAQFTQIPGKAK from the coding sequence ATGAGCAATAAGGCAATTCCGCATTTTGCTTGGTTCATTCCATTGGCTCCACTTGCACTGGCTGGCGTAATTTATTTTGGTGAGTTGCAAAGTAGTAGCTTTTTATTCATTAATCGATTTACGCAATTACTCCCAGATACACTTTGGGCATGGCTTACTTTTTTAGGTAATGGCTGGGGCATTTTTGCACTCACCTTTCCCTTATTGCTGCTAGCGCCAAGATTACTCACTGCCGGTATTTTTTCTGGCGCAATAGCCGCATTAGCTAGCTCAATTTTAAAGGGCCTGTTTGATCTACCAAGACCCGCGGGATTACTGACTGAGGGAAGTTTTTATCGCATCGGTGAAGCACTTCTCCACAGAGCTTTTCCTTCCGGTCATACGCTGACTGCATTTGCTATTGCAAGCGCCTTTTATTTTTCTGCAGATAAAAATAAACGTACTCCACTATTACTCTTGTTTTTACTCGCGGCACTAGTTGGTCTATCACGGAGTGCTGTAGGGGCTCACTGGCTCACCGATGTTTTGGGAGGCGCAGGTTTTGGTATTTGGTGCGGCATGTTCGGAGCTCTACTAGCCAATTATTTTCCAGAGAACCAATTGGGCCCTCGAAAAATATGGGCACATCTGATTGCGCTGGGAGGCGTTATAGCAATGTATATCCACCTCACCCAAATCATGGATTTAGAGCTCAATCTTCCTTTGCAGTATTTATCTATTGCTATTGTGGCTGCTACCCTCGTCTTTTATATCAAGGCGCAATTTACCCAGATACCTGGCAAGGCAAAATAA
- a CDS encoding lysylphosphatidylglycerol synthase transmembrane domain-containing protein: MSSPAKLTPHPSTQSGWKSILKRAWPTIRVLLSIALLWKATSGINWHSLFDTHIQMQPLWFLAALASMMCAFVCGGYRWGLFMQAVGFPRRIRSYIGLYFAGGLINQGLPSTLGGDSYRAITATHLTSAGNLTETKELDAELHHSVDLEHATPKLRLSFAMVLVDRLLGLAGNNLLGGIGLILGGATLAAWGQDLGYAVMAVMLLAGIAIALILAWGPSKQLLQKFLDRFNMNNAMPGIQLAFAWPNNIAQAFLAIGIHFLTILTLLFCLKAYGVDAPIEGLMIGLPALSLLLMLPISISGWGLREATLSSVLALWGVNPSLTVLASISYGAITVLSVLPGAYFLLKRK, translated from the coding sequence ATGAGTTCACCAGCCAAGCTGACCCCCCATCCCAGCACCCAATCGGGGTGGAAATCCATTCTCAAGCGTGCTTGGCCCACAATACGTGTCCTGCTCTCCATTGCTCTCCTCTGGAAAGCAACCAGCGGAATTAATTGGCACTCTCTATTTGATACTCACATTCAGATGCAACCTCTATGGTTTTTGGCTGCACTAGCCAGCATGATGTGTGCCTTTGTTTGCGGCGGATACCGCTGGGGATTATTTATGCAAGCCGTGGGATTTCCACGCCGCATTCGCTCCTACATCGGCCTCTACTTTGCGGGCGGTTTGATTAACCAAGGCTTGCCGAGCACTTTGGGCGGCGATAGCTATCGCGCAATTACAGCGACACATTTAACTAGTGCCGGCAATCTCACCGAAACCAAAGAATTAGACGCCGAACTTCATCACTCGGTAGATCTGGAACACGCTACCCCGAAGTTGCGCCTAAGTTTTGCAATGGTATTAGTCGATCGCTTATTGGGATTGGCTGGCAATAATTTACTTGGCGGTATTGGTTTGATATTAGGCGGAGCAACATTAGCGGCCTGGGGTCAGGACCTGGGTTATGCAGTGATGGCAGTGATGCTATTAGCAGGTATTGCTATTGCTCTGATCTTGGCCTGGGGTCCTAGCAAGCAACTTCTGCAAAAATTCTTGGATCGCTTCAATATGAACAACGCAATGCCTGGCATCCAGCTTGCGTTTGCTTGGCCAAATAATATTGCGCAAGCTTTTTTAGCGATTGGCATTCACTTCCTTACCATTTTGACCTTGCTGTTTTGCCTCAAGGCTTATGGAGTAGACGCACCTATTGAAGGCCTCATGATTGGCTTGCCCGCCCTCAGTTTGTTGCTGATGCTTCCTATTAGTATTTCTGGATGGGGTTTACGTGAGGCAACGCTATCATCCGTCTTGGCCTTGTGGGGCGTTAATCCCTCATTGACTGTTTTGGCCTCCATTAGCTACGGAGCAATTACTGTCTTATCAGTTTTGCCCGGCGCCTATTTTTTATTAAAACGAAAATAA
- a CDS encoding LD-carboxypeptidase: protein MKSIHLIAPSGASLDDKSPLAGINWLERQAIAVQNTDCVQRVYERFAGSDEKRLAELNSISELDPKTLVMSMRGGYGLHRLLPGIEWDAIAKAANNGLQICGHSDFTVFQLGLLAKTGALTLAGPMLNYDFGRLADNGAPVVPDEFMWKHFQAAVLDRKLDCQVLAPQSFLGKESSRSLKGLLWGGNLTVLAGLVGTPYLPSAKQTHGGILFLEDVNEHPYRIERMMMQLLDAGILSNQSAILLGGFSAYRLYDNDKGYSLERAIEVIRKRVPQEIAILTGLPFGHQANKLTLPVGAQAYLNFNSNGFEIKAQW, encoded by the coding sequence TTGAAATCCATTCACCTCATTGCTCCATCGGGAGCAAGCTTAGATGATAAAAGCCCTCTAGCTGGGATTAACTGGTTGGAGCGACAGGCGATTGCTGTCCAGAATACGGACTGCGTTCAGCGAGTGTATGAGCGCTTTGCAGGTAGTGATGAAAAGCGTCTTGCAGAATTAAACAGCATCTCCGAGTTGGATCCAAAGACCTTGGTCATGTCTATGCGTGGGGGCTACGGTCTCCATCGCTTGCTTCCTGGAATTGAGTGGGATGCAATTGCAAAGGCCGCTAACAACGGTTTGCAAATATGTGGACATAGTGATTTCACCGTCTTTCAGTTGGGTTTGTTAGCAAAGACTGGCGCCCTTACTTTAGCTGGCCCAATGTTGAATTATGACTTTGGCCGTCTGGCTGATAATGGCGCACCAGTGGTCCCAGATGAATTCATGTGGAAGCATTTCCAGGCTGCAGTTCTTGATCGAAAGCTCGATTGTCAGGTCTTAGCTCCCCAATCTTTCTTAGGTAAAGAAAGTTCACGATCTCTCAAGGGTTTGTTGTGGGGTGGCAATTTAACAGTATTGGCTGGTTTGGTTGGTACGCCATATCTTCCTTCTGCCAAGCAAACGCATGGCGGTATCTTGTTCTTGGAGGATGTCAATGAGCATCCTTATCGCATTGAAAGAATGATGATGCAGCTTTTGGATGCAGGCATTCTTTCTAATCAGAGCGCAATATTGTTAGGTGGTTTTTCTGCTTATCGCCTTTACGATAATGACAAAGGCTATTCACTGGAGCGTGCTATCGAAGTCATTCGTAAACGAGTACCGCAAGAAATCGCAATTCTGACTGGTTTACCATTCGGTCACCAAGCAAATAAATTGACTCTACCTGTTGGTGCACAGGCTTATTTAAATTTCAATTCAAACGGATTTGAAATTAAAGCGCAGTGGTAA
- a CDS encoding heme-binding protein yields MATEEPKYSVLEKEPPFEVRSYAPMIVAEAQVDGDLDEASSQGFRLIAAYIFGQNQVSEKIAMTAPVMVEDQKQKSAKIAMTAPVGIESNAGKWTVSFVMPAEYTMETIPKPINPQVQLRQIPGVKKAVISFTGFYNQQKVAEKTLELEQWMKARNLQATGAPNFSRYNPPWTLPFMRRNEVMINLRD; encoded by the coding sequence ATGGCAACTGAAGAGCCGAAATATTCCGTACTTGAAAAAGAACCTCCTTTTGAAGTCCGATCCTATGCGCCAATGATTGTTGCTGAAGCGCAGGTTGATGGCGATTTAGATGAAGCATCAAGCCAGGGTTTTCGTTTGATTGCGGCCTATATTTTTGGTCAGAATCAAGTGAGCGAAAAAATTGCCATGACAGCCCCTGTAATGGTTGAAGATCAAAAGCAAAAGAGCGCAAAGATCGCGATGACTGCTCCAGTTGGGATTGAATCCAACGCTGGTAAGTGGACTGTATCGTTTGTAATGCCTGCGGAGTACACCATGGAAACCATTCCCAAGCCGATCAATCCGCAAGTTCAGTTACGTCAAATTCCCGGAGTAAAAAAAGCGGTAATCAGCTTTACCGGTTTTTATAATCAGCAAAAAGTTGCTGAGAAAACCTTGGAACTAGAGCAGTGGATGAAGGCCCGAAATCTGCAAGCTACTGGAGCCCCCAATTTTTCACGGTACAACCCGCCCTGGACCTTACCCTTCATGCGGCGTAATGAGGTCATGATTAACCTGCGCGACTAG